The following are encoded in a window of Polynucleobacter sp. AP-Kolm-20A-A1 genomic DNA:
- a CDS encoding NADP-dependent isocitrate dehydrogenase: MASDKSKIIYTLTDEAPLLATRSFLPIIRTFAAPAGVEVATSDISVAARILAEFPECLTPEQQVPNNLAELGKMTLLPDTNIIKLPNISASVPQLLAAIKELQSKGYKIPDFPEDPKSDEEKSIRARYSKCLGSAVNPVLREGNSDRRAPPAVKRYARKNPHSMGEWSQASRTHVSHMHGGDFYAGEKSMTMTKACDVKMDLVTKSGKTIVLKPKVSLLAGEIIDSMYMSKKALCEFYEKEIEDAYKTGMMLSLHVKATMMKVSHPIVFGHAVKIFYKDAFAKHAKLFEELGVNANNGMSSLYEKIKTLPESKREEIIKDLHACHEHRPALAMVDSAKGITNLFSPSDVIVDASMPAMIRAGGKMWGADGRLHDTKAVIPESTFARIYQEMINFCKTHGNFDPTTMGTVPNVGLMAQQAEEYGSHDKTFEIPEAGVARIVADDGTVLLEQNVEEGDIWRMCQVKDAPIRDWVKLAVNRARLSNTPAVFWLDEYRPHEAELIKKVNTYLKDYDLTGVDIQIMSQTRAMRYTLERVIRGKDTISVTGNILRDYLTDLFPIMELGTSAKMLSIVPLMAGGGLFETGAGGSAPKHVQQLVEENHLRWDSLGEFMALAVSLEDIGDKTGNSKVKLLARTLDEATGKLLDNNKSPSPRTGELDNRGSQFYLAMYWAEALAAQTEDKELQAFFAPLAKALMENEQKITAELKAVQGKPADIGGYFMPDAEKFEAVMRPSSTFNAVLKSAGI, translated from the coding sequence ATGGCTTCAGATAAATCAAAGATTATTTATACGCTGACAGATGAGGCGCCACTTTTGGCCACCCGTTCATTTCTGCCAATCATTCGCACTTTTGCAGCCCCTGCTGGTGTTGAGGTTGCGACAAGCGATATTTCAGTTGCTGCTCGTATCTTGGCCGAGTTTCCTGAATGCCTTACCCCTGAACAGCAAGTCCCAAATAATTTGGCTGAGCTGGGGAAAATGACTTTATTGCCTGACACCAATATTATTAAATTACCAAATATTAGCGCCTCGGTTCCTCAGTTGCTTGCCGCAATTAAAGAGTTGCAATCCAAAGGCTACAAGATTCCCGATTTCCCTGAAGATCCAAAATCGGATGAGGAAAAATCTATTCGTGCCCGCTATTCAAAATGCTTGGGCAGCGCTGTAAATCCGGTGTTACGTGAAGGCAACTCTGATCGTCGTGCTCCCCCTGCTGTGAAGCGTTACGCTCGTAAGAATCCGCACTCGATGGGGGAGTGGAGTCAAGCTTCACGCACTCACGTTTCTCACATGCATGGCGGTGATTTCTACGCTGGTGAGAAGTCAATGACGATGACTAAGGCGTGTGATGTAAAGATGGACTTGGTAACCAAGAGCGGTAAGACCATTGTCCTCAAGCCAAAAGTCTCCCTATTGGCTGGCGAAATCATCGATAGCATGTATATGAGTAAAAAAGCGCTTTGTGAGTTCTACGAGAAAGAGATTGAAGATGCTTATAAGACTGGCATGATGTTGTCCTTGCACGTGAAGGCAACCATGATGAAAGTTTCGCACCCAATCGTATTCGGTCACGCTGTAAAGATTTTCTACAAAGATGCTTTTGCTAAACACGCTAAGTTGTTTGAAGAATTGGGTGTGAATGCCAATAATGGCATGAGTAGCCTATATGAAAAGATCAAAACTTTGCCGGAATCTAAGCGTGAAGAAATTATCAAAGACCTGCATGCCTGCCATGAGCATCGCCCTGCTTTAGCGATGGTTGACTCTGCGAAAGGTATTACGAATTTATTTTCACCTAGCGATGTGATCGTGGATGCTTCTATGCCAGCCATGATTCGCGCTGGCGGAAAAATGTGGGGCGCGGATGGTCGTTTGCATGATACGAAAGCGGTAATTCCAGAAAGTACCTTTGCGCGTATCTATCAAGAAATGATTAATTTCTGTAAGACACACGGTAACTTTGACCCAACAACCATGGGTACCGTTCCAAACGTGGGCTTGATGGCTCAACAGGCTGAAGAGTACGGCTCACATGACAAGACTTTTGAGATTCCAGAGGCTGGTGTAGCCCGCATTGTTGCTGACGACGGCACAGTATTGCTCGAGCAAAATGTAGAAGAGGGTGATATCTGGCGTATGTGTCAGGTTAAAGACGCCCCAATTCGTGACTGGGTCAAGTTAGCCGTTAATCGTGCACGTCTTTCTAATACTCCAGCAGTATTCTGGTTAGATGAATACCGTCCACACGAAGCTGAGTTGATCAAGAAGGTAAATACTTACCTTAAAGATTATGATCTCACAGGCGTTGACATTCAGATTATGTCTCAGACACGTGCCATGCGTTACACCTTAGAGCGTGTGATTCGTGGCAAGGACACCATCTCTGTAACAGGTAATATTTTGCGTGACTACCTTACAGACTTGTTCCCGATTATGGAATTGGGAACAAGTGCAAAGATGTTGTCCATCGTGCCTTTGATGGCTGGTGGCGGCTTGTTTGAAACTGGTGCAGGTGGTTCTGCGCCAAAGCATGTCCAACAGTTAGTGGAAGAAAATCACTTACGTTGGGATTCTCTTGGCGAGTTCATGGCTTTAGCGGTTTCTCTTGAGGATATTGGGGACAAGACTGGTAACTCAAAAGTGAAGCTTTTGGCACGCACTTTGGACGAGGCTACTGGTAAGTTATTGGACAACAATAAGTCACCTTCACCACGTACAGGCGAGCTTGACAATCGCGGTAGCCAGTTCTACTTGGCAATGTACTGGGCTGAAGCATTGGCCGCCCAAACCGAAGACAAGGAATTGCAAGCGTTCTTTGCACCTTTGGCAAAAGCGTTAATGGAGAATGAGCAAAAAATTACAGCTGAACTCAAGGCGGTTCAAGGTAAGCCAGCAGATATCGGCGGTTACTTTATGCCTGATGCCGAGAAGTTTGAAGCGGTGATGCGTCCTAGCTCTACTTTTAATGCAGTCCTAAAATCCGCAGGGATTTAA
- a CDS encoding BLUF domain-containing protein: MPKPKDLVELSYLSEAVSDMSFLGLMRLLESARAFNQANGISGILLYDNQQFGQIIEGERASVMKAWKRIQEDKRHHRVELLEIREISERSFPDWLLRFYGGETLTRDYPALAEMVGGMDKHSMALMNKMRETER; this comes from the coding sequence ATGCCAAAACCAAAAGACCTGGTTGAATTGAGTTATCTGAGCGAAGCAGTCTCGGATATGTCATTTCTTGGCTTAATGCGTTTGCTGGAGTCAGCTCGCGCCTTTAATCAGGCAAATGGTATTTCTGGGATTCTCTTATATGACAACCAGCAGTTTGGTCAGATCATTGAAGGTGAGCGCGCAAGCGTGATGAAGGCCTGGAAACGCATTCAGGAAGACAAGCGTCATCATCGGGTTGAGCTGTTAGAAATTCGGGAGATTTCAGAGCGCAGTTTCCCAGATTGGTTGCTGCGCTTCTACGGTGGCGAAACGCTTACTCGAGACTATCCAGCTCTTGCTGAGATGGTTGGCGGCATGGATAAACATAGTATGGCCCTCATGAATAAGATGCGCGAAACCGAGCGCTAA
- the msrP gene encoding protein-methionine-sulfoxide reductase catalytic subunit MsrP, translated as MRFIDRTILPSDITPQAVFENRRSLIKAAAAGSFGMALAPWFSREALAANPEKLNVQLNATYSAADETTPYKYATTYNNFYEFGTDKADPAANAHTLQTKPWSISIEGLVKKPVTLDIDALLKLAPMEERIYRMRCVEGWSMVIPWDGFSLSKLISKVEPLGSAKFVEFISLADRKQMPGVKSNIIDWPYREGLRMDEAMNPLTLLTFGMYGETLPKQNGAPVRIVVPWKYGFKSAKSIVKIRFTEEMPKTSWSQFDAREYGFYSNVNPQVDHPRWSQATERRIGDSKGVFAPKIKTQMFNGYADQVASMYAGMDLKKYY; from the coding sequence ATGCGTTTTATTGATAGAACCATCCTTCCGAGTGATATTACCCCTCAAGCAGTTTTTGAAAATCGCCGCTCCTTGATTAAGGCTGCCGCTGCAGGTAGCTTTGGTATGGCCCTGGCGCCTTGGTTTTCTAGGGAGGCGCTTGCGGCTAATCCTGAAAAGCTGAATGTACAACTCAATGCTACGTATTCCGCCGCAGATGAAACTACCCCCTATAAATACGCCACAACGTATAACAACTTTTATGAGTTTGGAACGGATAAAGCGGACCCCGCTGCAAATGCACACACCCTACAAACAAAGCCATGGTCTATTTCAATTGAGGGCTTAGTAAAGAAGCCCGTCACTCTTGATATTGACGCATTGCTCAAGCTAGCGCCAATGGAAGAGCGCATTTACAGAATGCGTTGTGTTGAGGGTTGGTCGATGGTCATTCCTTGGGATGGATTTTCTTTATCGAAGCTGATCAGTAAAGTCGAGCCGTTGGGATCTGCAAAGTTCGTCGAATTTATTTCCTTGGCAGATCGTAAGCAAATGCCGGGGGTCAAGAGCAATATTATTGATTGGCCTTATCGTGAGGGCTTGCGAATGGACGAGGCTATGAATCCTTTGACTCTACTGACATTTGGTATGTATGGTGAAACCCTACCAAAACAAAACGGAGCCCCGGTGCGCATTGTGGTGCCATGGAAGTATGGCTTTAAGAGCGCTAAATCAATTGTCAAAATCCGATTTACTGAAGAGATGCCAAAAACAAGCTGGAGTCAATTTGATGCACGGGAATACGGCTTTTATTCCAACGTAAACCCTCAGGTTGACCATCCGCGCTGGAGTCAGGCAACGGAACGCCGGATTGGCGATAGTAAAGGTGTATTTGCGCCTAAGATCAAAACCCAAATGTTTAATGGATATGCCGACCAAGTAGCAAGCATGTATGCAGGAATGGATCTCAAGAAATACTATTAA
- a CDS encoding lipocalin family protein, which yields MTKLYSAVFASIFCFISLTAYGQSDESVKTISSLDVPRYLGTWYEIAKFPNWFQKKCVGNTKAVYSVRPDGNLKVLNSCKTADGSMSDAEGTARQLGAKDSPKLEVRFAPAWLSFLPMVWGDYWVIDLDPQYQVAAVSDPRREYLWVLSRSPQLDKKVYDDLLQRLQAQQFDVRKLEMTTQAVSK from the coding sequence ATGACTAAACTTTATTCCGCGGTATTTGCCAGCATTTTCTGCTTTATTTCTTTGACTGCCTATGGCCAGTCAGATGAATCAGTTAAAACCATTTCATCTTTGGATGTTCCACGATATTTAGGTACGTGGTATGAAATAGCCAAGTTTCCGAACTGGTTTCAGAAAAAGTGCGTCGGCAATACAAAGGCCGTATATTCAGTTAGGCCGGATGGAAATCTGAAAGTGCTCAATAGCTGTAAAACAGCCGATGGCAGCATGTCTGATGCTGAAGGTACAGCACGCCAGCTTGGCGCAAAAGACTCCCCTAAGTTGGAGGTACGTTTTGCACCCGCATGGCTTTCTTTCTTGCCCATGGTGTGGGGGGATTACTGGGTGATTGATCTGGACCCGCAATATCAAGTTGCTGCCGTCAGTGATCCACGCCGAGAATATTTATGGGTTCTATCTAGAAGCCCTCAGTTGGATAAGAAAGTCTATGATGATTTGCTACAACGTTTACAGGCGCAGCAGTTTGACGTGCGCAAACTAGAGATGACTACTCAAGCTGTATCGAAATAA
- a CDS encoding MBL fold metallo-hydrolase: MTAHLLPPGIEVFERGWLSANNILHYGDTDVSLVDSGFHAHQNLTLSLVRHALEKNGLGQLNKVVNTHLHSDHCGGNAALEKAFDCEIYIPAAEALAVKTWDMNLLSYENLGQECPRFAHHNVLVPGQQIQLGRYRWDILAAPGHDPHSVMFYQPEHEILISADALWEEGFGVIFPELWGEPGFEEVAQTLDLIESLSIKLVIPGHGKPFVDVEKSLSTARSRLDYLASDLDRNARHGAKVLLKYRLLEWRNQELSSINEWIAQTPALISSAKILNMSIEEFVEWLPKALVKSGAAKLDGTCLVDLA, encoded by the coding sequence GTGACCGCACATCTATTGCCGCCAGGTATTGAAGTTTTTGAGAGAGGCTGGCTATCAGCTAATAACATCCTGCATTATGGTGACACCGATGTATCTTTGGTGGACAGCGGTTTTCATGCTCATCAGAACCTGACCTTATCTTTAGTTAGACATGCATTAGAAAAAAATGGGTTAGGTCAGCTAAATAAAGTAGTTAATACTCATCTCCATTCAGATCACTGTGGTGGTAATGCTGCTCTAGAAAAAGCGTTTGATTGTGAAATTTATATTCCGGCTGCCGAAGCCTTGGCCGTCAAGACATGGGATATGAATTTACTTAGCTATGAAAACCTTGGGCAAGAGTGTCCCCGGTTTGCGCATCACAATGTATTGGTCCCAGGGCAGCAAATACAGTTGGGTCGATATCGATGGGATATCTTGGCAGCCCCTGGTCATGACCCGCATTCGGTGATGTTTTACCAGCCAGAGCATGAGATCTTGATTTCAGCTGATGCCTTGTGGGAAGAAGGATTTGGCGTCATCTTTCCGGAGCTTTGGGGTGAACCTGGATTTGAAGAAGTGGCGCAAACTTTAGACTTAATTGAATCACTGTCGATCAAGCTGGTGATTCCTGGTCATGGCAAACCTTTTGTGGATGTTGAAAAATCTTTATCTACAGCGCGCTCTCGATTGGATTATTTGGCCTCAGATCTTGATCGCAACGCTAGGCATGGTGCAAAGGTTTTATTGAAATACCGGCTATTGGAGTGGCGCAATCAAGAATTATCATCAATCAATGAGTGGATTGCTCAGACGCCTGCATTAATTAGTTCGGCCAAAATTCTGAATATGAGTATTGAAGAGTTTGTCGAATGGTTGCCAAAAGCTTTGGTGAAGTCAGGTGCAGCAAAGTTGGACGGCACTTGCCTGGTGGATCTAGCATAA
- a CDS encoding SDR family oxidoreductase, with protein MEHTVLVTGATAGFGEATARRFLANGHKVIAVGRRLERLEALKNSLPADQQKKLLTMVVDVCDSAKVDALAAALPAEFSKVTVLVNNAGLALGLEPAHKAYLSDWDQMIDTNIKGLVHMSRAFLPGMVDRKCGHVINLGSVAANYPYPGGNVYGGTKAFVKQFSLNLRADLIGTPVRVTCIEPGMCAGTEFSNVRFKGDDEKAEKVYTGVKALSADDVAETIYWSATLPSHMNINVLEVMPVQQAFNAFNVHRGEF; from the coding sequence ATGGAACATACCGTTTTAGTAACTGGCGCAACCGCTGGATTTGGTGAAGCAACCGCAAGACGTTTTTTGGCTAATGGCCATAAAGTCATTGCTGTTGGCAGAAGATTAGAGCGCTTAGAAGCATTGAAAAACTCATTGCCTGCTGATCAACAGAAAAAACTCCTCACCATGGTGGTAGACGTTTGTGATAGCGCCAAGGTGGATGCTCTGGCTGCCGCTTTGCCTGCTGAGTTTTCGAAGGTTACGGTGCTTGTGAATAATGCTGGCCTGGCATTGGGCTTAGAGCCTGCGCATAAAGCGTACTTGAGTGATTGGGATCAAATGATTGATACCAATATCAAAGGCTTGGTACACATGAGCCGCGCATTTTTACCAGGTATGGTTGACCGCAAATGCGGGCATGTAATCAATTTAGGATCTGTAGCTGCAAACTATCCCTACCCAGGTGGAAATGTCTACGGTGGTACTAAGGCGTTTGTAAAGCAGTTTAGTTTGAACTTGCGCGCTGACTTGATCGGCACCCCAGTGCGAGTCACCTGTATTGAGCCAGGCATGTGCGCCGGAACAGAGTTCTCAAACGTTCGCTTTAAGGGTGATGATGAGAAAGCGGAGAAGGTTTATACCGGTGTTAAAGCCTTGAGCGCTGACGATGTTGCCGAAACGATCTACTGGTCAGCCACTTTGCCAAGTCACATGAATATTAATGTGCTTGAGGTGATGCCGGTGCAGCAAGCATTCAACGCATTTAACGTGCATCGTGGAGAGTTTTAA
- a CDS encoding DUF2889 domain-containing protein, whose translation MLSAPKPRSPLHTREITFQGYAREDGLWDIEGHLKDYKSNPFVTSAKTWQPGEAFHDMWVRVTLNSDLVVQDIEAVMDGHPHAECTAAVPPMHSLIGAKLGKGWRKTIDMNIGGIKGCTHLRELLNSLATAAFQSIPGAFFDPEGKEPPKYLGTCKSWDFDGPVVMRVYPQFYQWKKPGA comes from the coding sequence ATGCTTTCAGCCCCAAAACCTCGCTCACCACTTCATACAAGAGAGATTACCTTTCAGGGGTATGCAAGGGAGGATGGACTATGGGATATTGAAGGTCATCTAAAGGACTACAAATCAAATCCTTTTGTTACGAGCGCTAAAACCTGGCAGCCTGGTGAGGCGTTTCATGACATGTGGGTACGTGTCACGTTAAATAGCGATCTAGTTGTACAAGACATTGAAGCCGTTATGGATGGACACCCACACGCTGAATGTACTGCTGCCGTTCCCCCTATGCACTCTCTCATTGGCGCAAAGCTTGGAAAAGGTTGGCGAAAAACAATTGATATGAATATAGGCGGAATTAAAGGCTGCACTCACTTGCGAGAACTTCTCAACAGTCTAGCGACAGCAGCCTTTCAATCCATTCCAGGCGCATTTTTTGATCCAGAAGGTAAAGAACCGCCTAAATATTTGGGTACCTGTAAATCTTGGGACTTTGATGGACCCGTTGTGATGCGAGTCTATCCCCAGTTTTACCAATGGAAAAAGCCTGGAGCTTAA
- a CDS encoding pseudouridine synthase, with amino-acid sequence MAKPISLEKILFSQGFGTRRYCSDLVYADLVKVNGVQAEDPEQRIPTEGLTLNVEGKDWEYHEKAYIAFNKPPNYECSHKTTHHPSVYSLLPSPFVERGLQCVGRLDYDTTGLLLISDDGQFIHKMTTPKKNIGKVYEITTPDPITQSQIDHLLNGVVLDDDPKPCYATACKLISENVLAMTIVEGRYHQVKRMMAAVGNHVAKLHRVEIGAYVMPADLAEGQWRWLYPEDLKQLSQSVAS; translated from the coding sequence ATGGCAAAACCCATTTCCTTAGAAAAAATCCTCTTTAGCCAAGGCTTTGGTACACGTCGCTATTGCAGCGATTTGGTATATGCAGACCTCGTTAAAGTGAATGGGGTGCAGGCGGAAGATCCTGAGCAGCGCATTCCCACTGAAGGCTTAACGCTGAATGTTGAGGGTAAGGATTGGGAATATCACGAAAAGGCTTACATTGCCTTTAATAAGCCACCCAACTATGAGTGCTCGCATAAGACTACACATCATCCTAGCGTCTATAGCCTCTTACCCAGTCCTTTTGTAGAGCGAGGGCTGCAATGCGTTGGACGTCTAGACTATGACACTACGGGTCTATTATTAATTTCTGATGATGGTCAGTTTATCCATAAGATGACCACTCCAAAGAAAAATATCGGTAAGGTTTATGAGATCACCACACCTGATCCAATAACTCAAAGTCAAATAGATCATCTGCTCAATGGAGTGGTATTAGATGATGATCCTAAGCCTTGTTATGCCACTGCTTGCAAATTGATTTCTGAGAACGTATTGGCGATGACCATCGTTGAAGGTCGCTACCATCAGGTCAAGCGCATGATGGCTGCCGTGGGTAACCATGTTGCCAAACTGCATCGAGTTGAAATCGGTGCTTACGTCATGCCTGCCGATTTGGCTGAGGGTCAGTGGCGCTGGCTATACCCAGAAGATTTAAAGCAACTATCTCAAAGTGTTGCCTCTTAA
- a CDS encoding 4a-hydroxytetrahydrobiopterin dehydratase, whose product MNSTLLPLDYDFEGGAPLWERDINRKMIGREFIFKDFEQAFQFMTLSAQYAQEIDHHPDWSNSWNRVMVSLTTHSAGGLTQLDIKMAQAMNQFAEQINS is encoded by the coding sequence ATGAATAGCACTTTGCTACCTCTCGATTATGACTTTGAGGGTGGTGCGCCTTTATGGGAGAGAGATATTAATCGCAAGATGATCGGGCGCGAATTTATTTTTAAAGACTTTGAGCAGGCTTTTCAATTCATGACACTGAGCGCCCAATATGCTCAAGAGATTGACCATCATCCCGATTGGTCAAATTCTTGGAATCGGGTGATGGTGAGCTTAACAACGCATTCTGCTGGCGGACTTACTCAGCTGGATATTAAGATGGCTCAAGCAATGAATCAATTTGCCGAGCAAATCAATTCTTAG
- a CDS encoding (2Fe-2S)-binding protein, giving the protein MKLNVNGKTHDIDVEPDMPLLWAIREVVGLTGTKYGCGVAQCGACTVYLNGEPVRSCSIPVSAVANAKITTIEALSKNNTHPVQQAWIALDVPQCGYCQSGQVMAAAALLKRNPKPTDADIDSAMGNLCRCGTYQKIRDGIHVASGQKKLADVLAQYDASLATRG; this is encoded by the coding sequence ATGAAACTCAATGTAAATGGAAAAACCCATGATATTGATGTGGAGCCCGATATGCCCTTGTTGTGGGCAATACGCGAGGTAGTTGGTCTAACGGGTACTAAGTACGGTTGTGGCGTTGCTCAATGCGGCGCTTGTACTGTTTATTTAAATGGCGAACCAGTACGATCCTGCTCAATTCCGGTATCAGCCGTCGCAAATGCAAAAATCACAACGATTGAAGCGCTTTCTAAAAATAATACACATCCTGTGCAGCAAGCCTGGATTGCACTAGATGTTCCCCAGTGCGGATATTGCCAGTCAGGACAAGTGATGGCTGCTGCTGCGCTCCTCAAGAGAAATCCGAAGCCTACTGATGCAGATATTGATAGTGCTATGGGCAATCTTTGTCGCTGCGGCACATACCAAAAGATTCGGGATGGTATTCATGTGGCATCTGGCCAAAAGAAATTGGCAGACGTTCTAGCGCAATACGACGCAAGTCTAGCGACTCGCGGATAA
- a CDS encoding xanthine dehydrogenase family protein molybdopterin-binding subunit, producing MTLENTSRREFIIKGTMLGGGLVLGIGAIPDALAQAGAAYDPNTPTQYGEAEVNAWVSIKPDDTVYIRIARSEMGQGTRTGLAQLVTEELECNWKKVKTQSATPGQSLARKRVWGEHGTGGSRGIRISEDYVRRGAAAARIMLLQAAADQWKVPVGELKVDKGVITHIPTGRKTTYGKVAELASTLTPPDPKSITLRNPRDWKVAGQPYARLDTANKVNGSKVYGLDLQLPGMVCASIKACPVFGGKLVSYDEAKIQNMRGVKGVVKINDSTLAVVADTWWHANNALKALPIVWDEGKAASVSQDGIDKMLREGLDEQGDFWQRKVGDAPQAINSSAKKVEAIYYTPYRAHVTMEPMNATVKITGDRAEAWVPTQNGEGSLAALSEATGFPLANCEVYKLDSGCGLGRRGSTQDFTTFAAKVAQKFPGVPVKAIWSREEDMTHDYYHPIAMAKMTAGIDGSGNLTGMHIKVAGQSINATLAPQNIKDGKDERQLQGFYEKGPDAQLGYTFPALLTEYVMKNTHVPVGPWRGVNTNQNGIFMECFMDECAKAAGKDPVKFRQALMQSHPKHLGVLNAAAKKAEWDKPLPAGTYRGVAQFMGYASYSACVAEVTVQNNVVKVTRLVFALNSGHVVNPYLTREQIEGSVAMALGAIFLPEISVEKGRIKQQNLDTYPLLKLSATPRIETVLVPTYDFWGGVGEPTICVVGPAVANAVSAAIGRPVRNFPLSKEGLTLA from the coding sequence ATGACATTAGAAAATACTTCCCGTCGCGAATTTATTATCAAGGGTACGATGCTGGGCGGAGGCTTGGTATTAGGTATTGGCGCAATACCGGATGCACTTGCGCAAGCAGGCGCTGCATATGACCCGAACACCCCAACTCAATATGGTGAGGCTGAAGTTAATGCTTGGGTCAGCATTAAGCCGGATGACACGGTATATATACGTATAGCGCGTTCAGAAATGGGGCAGGGCACTCGTACCGGTTTAGCTCAGCTAGTGACTGAAGAGCTTGAGTGCAACTGGAAAAAAGTCAAAACTCAGTCTGCAACCCCAGGGCAAAGTTTGGCGCGTAAACGTGTTTGGGGTGAGCATGGCACAGGTGGTAGCCGCGGTATTCGAATCTCCGAGGATTATGTGCGTCGCGGTGCTGCCGCTGCTCGAATCATGTTGCTTCAAGCAGCCGCCGATCAGTGGAAGGTCCCTGTAGGTGAGCTAAAAGTGGATAAGGGTGTGATCACGCATATTCCAACTGGGCGTAAAACTACTTACGGCAAAGTTGCTGAATTGGCATCCACCTTAACGCCGCCTGATCCTAAGTCGATTACCTTACGCAATCCTCGAGATTGGAAGGTTGCTGGGCAGCCTTACGCACGTCTTGATACTGCCAATAAGGTAAATGGTTCCAAGGTATACGGCTTGGATCTACAGCTCCCCGGAATGGTTTGCGCATCTATAAAGGCCTGCCCTGTATTTGGCGGCAAACTGGTGAGTTATGACGAAGCCAAGATCCAAAATATGCGCGGAGTTAAGGGGGTTGTCAAAATTAATGACAGTACTCTGGCCGTTGTAGCTGACACCTGGTGGCATGCCAATAACGCGTTAAAAGCTTTGCCAATTGTTTGGGATGAAGGTAAAGCTGCTAGCGTCTCACAAGATGGCATCGATAAGATGTTGCGTGAAGGCTTAGATGAGCAAGGAGACTTTTGGCAACGCAAAGTCGGCGATGCACCTCAGGCAATTAATAGTTCTGCCAAAAAGGTCGAGGCCATTTATTACACGCCATATCGCGCACACGTCACGATGGAGCCGATGAATGCCACCGTCAAAATCACTGGCGATCGTGCGGAAGCTTGGGTGCCAACTCAAAATGGCGAGGGCTCACTTGCAGCATTATCAGAAGCCACTGGGTTCCCGCTAGCCAATTGTGAAGTTTACAAATTAGATTCTGGTTGCGGCTTAGGGCGTCGTGGCTCAACACAAGACTTCACGACTTTTGCTGCCAAAGTGGCGCAAAAATTTCCGGGAGTTCCTGTGAAGGCTATCTGGAGTCGTGAGGAAGACATGACTCATGATTACTATCACCCGATTGCGATGGCGAAAATGACTGCCGGTATAGATGGCTCAGGCAATCTAACAGGTATGCATATTAAGGTTGCGGGCCAATCGATTAATGCCACATTAGCGCCGCAGAATATTAAAGATGGCAAGGATGAGCGTCAGCTTCAAGGCTTCTATGAAAAGGGTCCTGATGCGCAGCTCGGGTATACATTCCCAGCACTCCTGACTGAGTACGTCATGAAGAACACCCATGTTCCAGTGGGCCCATGGCGAGGTGTGAATACCAATCAAAATGGCATCTTCATGGAATGCTTCATGGATGAGTGCGCTAAAGCAGCTGGTAAGGATCCAGTCAAATTTAGACAGGCGCTGATGCAAAGTCATCCAAAGCATTTGGGTGTTCTTAATGCTGCCGCTAAAAAGGCGGAGTGGGACAAACCATTGCCTGCTGGAACCTATCGTGGCGTGGCTCAGTTCATGGGTTATGCAAGCTACTCAGCCTGCGTAGCTGAGGTGACTGTGCAAAATAATGTTGTAAAAGTCACCCGTTTAGTATTCGCTCTCAATTCTGGACATGTCGTTAATCCATACTTAACGCGTGAACAAATTGAAGGCTCTGTTGCCATGGCTTTGGGCGCTATTTTCTTGCCTGAGATTTCAGTTGAAAAAGGCCGGATCAAGCAGCAGAATCTGGACACTTATCCGCTCCTCAAGCTTTCAGCAACCCCTAGAATTGAAACTGTTCTGGTACCTACTTATGACTTCTGGGGCGGGGTAGGTGAGCCTACTATCTGCGTTGTGGGTCCTGCCGTAGCAAATGCAGTCTCTGCTGCGATTGGAAGGCCGGTCCGAAACTTCCCACTAAGCAAAGAAGGTTTAACTTTGGCTTAA